Proteins encoded together in one Panthera uncia isolate 11264 chromosome A2, Puncia_PCG_1.0, whole genome shotgun sequence window:
- the LOC125930570 gene encoding LOW QUALITY PROTEIN: putative gustatory receptor clone PTE01 (The sequence of the model RefSeq protein was modified relative to this genomic sequence to represent the inferred CDS: substituted 1 base at 1 genomic stop codon) encodes MPIYLFPFSNPLFVFXRCQSYIEQNLTSVSEFFLTGLSDNPGLQPLLFGLFLSMYLVSVLGNLLIILVVSSDSHLHTPMYFFLSNLSLADIGFISTTVPKMIVDIQTQSRVISYVGCLTQMSFLILFGCMDGMFLTAMAYDRFVAICHPLHYSVIMNPHLCGFLVLVSFCVSLLDSQLHNLIVLQLTCFKDVEISNFFCDPSQLLNLACSDTFTNNVVMYFVGAISGFLPISGIFFSYYKIVSSILRIPSTGGKYKAFSTCGSHLSVVCLFYGTAIGVYLGSALLPSPRKDMVASVVYTVVTPMLNPFIYSLRNRDIKSALWRSLRRIG; translated from the coding sequence ATGCCCATTTACTTGTTTCCTTTCTCCaaccctctttttgttttctaaaggtGTCAAAGCTACATAGAACAAAATCTAACAAGTGTCTCAGAATTCTTCCTCACGGGACTCTCAGATAATCCAGGACTGCAGCCCCTCCTGTTTGGGCTCTTCCTGTCCATGTACCTGGTCAGTGTGCTTGGAAACCTGCTCATCATCCTGGTTGTCAGTTCTGACTCtcacctccacacccccatgtacttcttcctctccaacctGTCCTTGGCTGACATCGGATTCATCTCCACCACTGTCCCTAAGATGATTGTGGACATCCAAACTCAGAGCAGAGTCATCTCCTATGTGGGCTGCCTGACTCAGATGTCTTTTTTGATCCTTTTTGGATGTATGGATGGTATGTTTCTGACTGCAATGGCATATGACCGATTTGTGGCCATCTGTCATCCTCTACACTACTCAGTCATCATGAACCCACATCTCTGTGGCTTCTTAGTTTTGGTGTCCTTTTGTGTTAGCCTTTTGGACTCCCAGTTGCACAATTTAATCGTGTTGCAACTTACCTGTTTCAAGGATGTGgaaatttctaatttcttctgtGACCCTTCTCAACTCCTCAACCTTGCCTGCTCTGACACTTTCACCAATAACGTAGTCATGTATTTTGTTGGTGCCATCTCTGGCTTTCTCCCTATCTCAGGGATCTTTTTCTCTTACTATAAAATTGTTTCTTCCATTCTGAGAATCCCATCAACAGGTGGGAAGTACAAAGCCTTCTCCACCTGTGGCTCTCACCTGTCagttgtttgcttattttatggAACGGCTATTGGAGTATACCTTGGATCAGCACTGTTGCCTTCTCCCAGGAAGGATATGGTGGCCTCAGTTGTGTACACCGTAGTCACCCCCATGCTGAACCCCTTCATTTACAGCTTGAGGAACAGGGACATCAAGAGTGCCCTATGGAGGTCACTCAGAAGAATAGGTTAA